One stretch of Alphaproteobacteria bacterium DNA includes these proteins:
- a CDS encoding disulfide bond formation protein B: MPFLERLIASERLPPALILAASIATLGGAFLFQYIGGLAPCVLCVYERYPYGAAIALSLIGVFVRDGRWRSAILAFVSIAFLIDAGIGVFHVGVEQHWWEGTTACAGTVSSGGTMTFEAFREQILSNNVARCDRVPWSLFGVSLAGYNVLISGALALFAAGAARGARNARPR, from the coding sequence TTGCCCTTCCTCGAACGATTGATCGCTTCCGAACGTCTTCCTCCGGCCCTCATCCTGGCCGCCTCCATCGCGACACTCGGCGGCGCTTTTCTGTTCCAATATATCGGCGGCTTGGCGCCATGCGTGCTTTGCGTCTATGAGCGCTACCCTTACGGTGCCGCGATAGCACTCTCGCTCATCGGCGTTTTCGTCCGGGATGGCCGTTGGCGCTCGGCAATTCTCGCCTTTGTGTCAATCGCCTTCCTGATCGATGCCGGAATCGGCGTCTTCCATGTGGGCGTGGAGCAGCACTGGTGGGAAGGAACGACGGCTTGCGCCGGCACCGTCTCGAGTGGAGGGACGATGACCTTTGAGGCGTTTCGCGAGCAGATTCTCTCGAACAACGTCGCACGCTGCGACCGCGTTCCATGGTCATTGTTCGGCGTGTCGCTCGCCGGCTACAATGTGCTGATCTCCGGAGCACTCGCGCTGTTCGCGGCAGGGGCGGCGCGCGGCGCCAGGAACGCGAGGCCTCGATGA
- a CDS encoding YqaA family protein encodes MLNYLYERTMRLAGHRHATWALAAVSFVESSVFPIPPDVLLIPMVLAAPRRAWALAAICTAASVAGGFLGYAIGYYAFAAIGLPVLEFYHALDKYEALKASFAEWGLWIIIFKGMTPIPYKIVTIASGALQFDIWKFALASAISRAMRFFLVAGLLQRFGEPMRRFIEARLMLVTSLFAIALVGGFLALRYL; translated from the coding sequence TTGCTGAATTACCTTTATGAGCGGACCATGCGGCTCGCCGGCCATCGCCATGCGACCTGGGCGCTCGCCGCGGTAAGCTTCGTCGAAAGCTCGGTCTTCCCGATTCCACCCGACGTCCTGCTCATCCCCATGGTGCTCGCGGCTCCGCGACGGGCATGGGCCCTTGCCGCCATATGCACCGCCGCCTCGGTCGCCGGAGGCTTTCTCGGCTACGCGATCGGCTATTACGCTTTCGCGGCGATCGGGCTGCCCGTGCTCGAGTTCTACCACGCATTGGACAAGTATGAAGCACTCAAGGCGTCGTTCGCCGAATGGGGATTGTGGATCATCATCTTCAAAGGCATGACGCCCATCCCCTACAAGATCGTCACCATCGCGAGTGGGGCCCTTCAATTCGACATTTGGAAATTTGCACTTGCCTCGGCGATCTCTCGCGCCATGCGCTTCTTCCTCGTTGCGGGCCTGTTGCAGCGCTTTGGCGAGCCGATGCGCCGCTTCATCGAAGCGCGCCTCATGCTGGTGACGAGCCTCTTCGCAATCGCCCTGGTGGGCGGGTTTCTCGCGCTGCGCTATCTTTAG
- a CDS encoding demethoxyubiquinone hydroxylase family protein has translation MTKAGSPSNRLHPRRTAEDRLPGDPDKQELLARMIRVDHAGEYGAKRIYAGQLAILGRRPEGETIRKMAAQEEAHLAAFEKLMVERRVRPTVLHPLWHVAGFALGAATALLGERAAMACTVAVEDVIDDHYKRQAEALGDDEKELRETIEDFRAHEIDHKEIGLAHGAEAAPAYPLLLGTIKAASRLAIWLSTRV, from the coding sequence ATGACAAAGGCGGGCTCACCCTCAAACCGTTTGCATCCCCGCCGGACGGCGGAGGACCGGTTACCCGGCGATCCTGACAAGCAGGAACTTCTTGCGCGAATGATCCGTGTCGACCATGCGGGCGAATATGGCGCCAAGCGCATTTACGCGGGCCAACTCGCCATTCTCGGCCGCCGGCCCGAGGGCGAGACGATCCGAAAGATGGCCGCGCAAGAAGAAGCGCATCTTGCCGCATTCGAAAAGCTGATGGTCGAGCGCCGCGTGCGTCCAACGGTCCTTCACCCCCTATGGCACGTGGCTGGCTTTGCGCTGGGTGCGGCCACGGCCCTCCTCGGCGAGCGCGCAGCGATGGCGTGCACGGTCGCCGTCGAGGACGTTATCGACGACCATTACAAGCGTCAGGCCGAAGCGCTCGGCGATGACGAAAAGGAGTTGCGCGAGACAATCGAGGATTTCCGCGCGCACGAAATCGACCACAAGGAAATCGGCCTCGCGCACGGAGCCGAGGCCGCACCGGCCTACCCGCTTTTATTGGGAACGATCAAGGCCGCATCGCGCCTTGCAATCTGGCTCTCGACCCGGGTTTGA
- a CDS encoding patatin-like phospholipase family protein, giving the protein MAYRILALDGGGAWALIEVSALIALYSKSTTGHQVLSDFDMVAANSGGSLVLGGLVEDLALGDLLGYFEDEAKRKSIFSPTSSIVDQAVQSLVGIGPKYSAEDKLPAIQRLLPNRGNLSMDKAIAGVTRAGIPADVHLLIIGFDYDRNRAIFFRSAAASGPEWGTGDTVDVTLAEAIHASTNAPVNYFDGPATFPDRAGRYWDGGVTGCNNPVLAAVTEAVVIGQTPTNIVALSIGTGTVALPWPTPADPANSPYVQAIGQPGLVADLRKLAGSILDDPPDIASFLAHVMTGGGAGVPAPAQSRIVRMNPLISPMGKPGSWRPPGPAAGPMTAAQFTYLTRLDMDAVEQPQVDAIATFADLWLQGNVTNQPLRMDSDTLTPELGYITFQDAATAWRAIK; this is encoded by the coding sequence ATGGCCTATCGCATTTTGGCGCTCGATGGCGGTGGGGCGTGGGCGCTGATCGAAGTGAGCGCACTCATCGCGCTTTACAGCAAGAGCACCACCGGACATCAGGTTCTGTCCGATTTCGATATGGTCGCGGCAAACTCCGGCGGCAGCCTCGTATTAGGGGGCTTGGTCGAGGATCTGGCGCTTGGCGATCTGCTTGGCTATTTCGAGGACGAGGCGAAGCGCAAATCGATCTTCTCGCCGACGAGCTCGATCGTCGACCAGGCAGTGCAAAGCCTGGTGGGCATCGGGCCTAAATACAGCGCCGAAGACAAGCTGCCGGCGATCCAGCGTCTTTTGCCAAATCGCGGTAACCTATCGATGGACAAGGCGATCGCGGGCGTGACGCGCGCCGGAATTCCGGCCGACGTTCACCTTCTCATCATCGGTTTCGATTACGACCGCAACCGCGCCATATTCTTCCGCTCGGCTGCGGCATCGGGGCCGGAATGGGGCACGGGAGACACCGTCGACGTTACCCTGGCCGAGGCCATCCACGCCTCGACGAATGCGCCCGTCAATTATTTCGACGGGCCGGCGACGTTCCCGGATCGCGCCGGGCGCTATTGGGACGGTGGTGTCACGGGGTGCAACAATCCCGTGCTCGCGGCAGTGACCGAAGCAGTCGTGATAGGGCAAACGCCAACCAATATCGTCGCCTTGAGCATCGGGACGGGAACCGTGGCGTTGCCCTGGCCTACGCCGGCCGACCCGGCAAATTCGCCCTACGTGCAAGCAATCGGCCAACCCGGCCTCGTTGCCGATTTGCGCAAGCTCGCGGGTTCCATTCTTGACGATCCGCCGGACATTGCGAGCTTCCTGGCCCACGTAATGACGGGCGGTGGCGCCGGCGTTCCGGCACCCGCCCAGAGTCGTATCGTCCGGATGAATCCGCTGATCAGTCCGATGGGCAAGCCCGGCTCGTGGCGGCCGCCCGGGCCCGCAGCCGGACCGATGACGGCGGCGCAGTTCACATATCTGACACGGTTGGACATGGATGCGGTCGAGCAGCCCCAGGTCGATGCGATCGCAACATTCGCGGACCTTTGGCTTCAAGGCAACGTGACCAACCAGCCGCTGCGCATGGACAGCGATACGCTCACGCCGGAACTGGGATACATCACGTTCCAGGATGCTGCAACGGCATGGCGTGCGATCAAGTGA
- a CDS encoding methyltransferase domain-containing protein — MSQWLGFWEGANRIYVNDRHRAIHYRQVADDVLAELPSSAAPVVLDYGCGEALEAGRIAERAEHLFLFDAAKAVRERAALRFAGMAKIAILDEAGLAALAPASLDLIVVNSVLQYVPRTDLTRLLALWRDLLKPGGVLALADIVPPDSGMFADVGSLLRTAVRFRFLGAALLGLGSTFFSDYRRLRAEAGLTTYREAEMLELLRAAGLAPRRRAQNFGFNAARMTFLAVRTD, encoded by the coding sequence ATGTCGCAGTGGCTCGGGTTCTGGGAAGGCGCCAATCGTATCTATGTGAACGATCGCCACCGGGCGATCCACTATCGGCAGGTGGCCGATGACGTTCTTGCCGAGCTTCCTTCGAGCGCCGCACCCGTTGTCCTCGACTACGGATGCGGCGAAGCGCTCGAAGCCGGTCGGATCGCCGAGCGAGCCGAGCATCTCTTTCTTTTCGATGCGGCGAAGGCCGTACGCGAACGGGCGGCCTTGCGCTTTGCCGGGATGGCGAAGATCGCCATCCTCGACGAAGCAGGGCTCGCCGCACTTGCCCCGGCCTCGCTCGACCTCATCGTCGTGAATTCGGTGCTCCAATATGTGCCACGCACGGATCTGACGAGGCTCCTCGCTCTGTGGCGGGATCTGCTCAAGCCCGGGGGTGTCCTTGCGCTGGCGGATATCGTTCCGCCCGACAGCGGAATGTTTGCCGATGTCGGATCGCTCCTCCGTACGGCCGTCCGATTTCGCTTCCTCGGCGCGGCACTTCTCGGCCTCGGCTCGACCTTTTTCTCGGACTACCGTCGGCTGCGCGCGGAGGCGGGCCTTACGACTTACCGGGAGGCCGAAATGCTCGAGCTGCTGCGGGCAGCAGGATTGGCACCGCGTCGGCGGGCGCAAAACTTCGGCTTCAACGCCGCACGCATGACCTTCCTGGCCGTGCGGACGGACTGA